The following proteins come from a genomic window of Crassostrea angulata isolate pt1a10 chromosome 1, ASM2561291v2, whole genome shotgun sequence:
- the LOC128176701 gene encoding uncharacterized protein LOC128176701, translated as MLTEPLIQYEIDYAALEKITPKELNADNDLISRCQDYLETRGNTLALIGKLGSGKRTIASQITIRLAKKDKKLKIKIVRNRDVISEGLKTRHSTFIIINNPFKTWFTSKHVDEIIGCLLDIYVNAKINNSYIIAIFDYNDWNSFKSQIGDKNYTMKYILPERESICNEITKMTEMAKSNNKDISSVRFISDERNIGDPLMVTLFLKNSEFKNYHFLSNPTKFVFEKLKTLEKSSELAFKIMGFFVFHNEEIAKTDLDDISLYALFADLKKMDDEASINGCIEHLLDLFIEETADGRSYRILHDVITRCTFLAAFENHMTLLLTECNPILLFDCTRVKSTVQKLKSGQLAYDFSSISVGIPSDIYPEVARLIYQRTGMSEVLQNSKLYEDKKFQDEWNKTEQYFTNEIHVENKTVN; from the exons ATGCTTACAGAACCACTGATACAATATGAAATAGACTATGCTGCTC ttgagAAAATCACTCCAAAGGAGCTCAATGCTGATAACGACTTAATTTCTCGGTGCCAGGATTATCTTGAAACACGTGGTAATACGCTAGCGTTGATTGGAAAATTGGGAAGCGGAAAAAGGACAATTGCATCTCAAATAACCATCAGACTCGCCAAGAAagacaagaaattgaaaattaaaatagtaaGAAATAGAGATGTCATATCTGAAGGTTTGAAGACAAGACATTCAACATTTATAATCATAAATAACCCATTTAAAACATGGTTCACATCTAAGCATGTCGACGAAATAATCGGCTGTTTATTAGACATTTATGTAAATgccaaaataaataattcttatATCATAGCCATTTTCGATTACAATGATTGGAATTCATTTAAATCGCAAATCGGGGACAAGAATtacacaatgaaatatatactcccagagagagagagtatttgtAATGAAATTACAAAAATGACAGAAATGGCAAAGAGCAATAATAAAGACATATCCAGTGTAAGATTTATATCGGATGAGAGAAACATAGGAGACCCTCTTATGGTGACTCTGTTCCTGAAAAAtagtgaatttaaaaattaccatttcttatcCAATCCAACCaagtttgtttttgaaaaactgAAAACTTTGGAAAAGTCATCGGAACTAGCAtttaaaattatgggttttttcGTTTTTCATAATGAAGAAATCGCTAAAACGGATTTGGATGACATCTCACTGTACGCATTGTTTGCCGATTTAAAGAAGATGGATGACGAGGCATCCATTAATGGATGTATTGAACATTTGCTTGACCTCTTCATTGAAGAAACAGCAGACGGACGATCTTACCGCATTTTGCATGACGTCATTACAAGGTGTACATTTCTCGCTGCTTTTGAAAATCATATGACCTTACTATTGACAGAATGCAACCCAATATTATTATTTGATTGTACTCGAGTAAAATCGACcgttcaaaaattaaaatcgggACAATTAGCTTATGATTTCAGTAGCATAAGTGTTGGAATTCCTTCGGATATATATCCAGAAGTAGCCAGACTGATTTATCAACGAACAGGAATGAGTGAAGTCTTACAAAACAGCAAATTATATGAGGATAAAAAATTTCAGGATGAATGGAATAAGACTGAACAATActttacaaatgaaatacatgtagaaaataAGACAGTTAACTGA